In Fervidobacterium sp., a single window of DNA contains:
- a CDS encoding SufD family Fe-S cluster assembly protein, with amino-acid sequence MDVRKEFETIVKTAEKLGTDASKFMDKRIASIIISGDRVIGLNNVPGVNLNHKQIEHGVEVNMEITEGVEVPFPIHVCTGYIEKKGYQRIIFNIRIKKGAKVKFTAHCVFPQAEEFTHDATSNVVVEEGAIMEYNDEHYHSELGTISLKTITNAVVEKNGVYKNTFHLTKTRVGKMNIVMNLELREGAVGELVSKVKASKDDSVNINEIIHLNGERARGLAKTVVVGLDESKVNVLNEAYGNAPYSRAHISCEEITKGEKVIVSTTPVLKISNDLAELTHEASIGRVSQKQLETLMAKGLTDEEATELIIKGLLL; translated from the coding sequence ATGGACGTGCGAAAAGAGTTTGAAACAATAGTTAAGACCGCTGAAAAATTGGGTACAGATGCTTCAAAATTCATGGATAAAAGGATAGCTTCTATAATAATCAGTGGAGATAGGGTAATTGGCTTAAACAATGTACCCGGTGTTAATTTGAATCATAAACAAATAGAACATGGTGTTGAAGTAAATATGGAGATAACAGAAGGTGTAGAAGTACCTTTTCCTATACACGTATGTACTGGCTACATAGAGAAAAAGGGATATCAAAGAATCATATTCAACATACGTATTAAGAAAGGAGCGAAGGTGAAATTCACAGCACATTGCGTTTTTCCGCAGGCCGAAGAATTTACGCATGATGCTACATCAAATGTCGTTGTCGAAGAAGGAGCTATTATGGAGTACAACGACGAACATTATCATAGTGAGCTTGGAACAATCTCACTTAAGACAATTACTAACGCTGTTGTCGAAAAAAACGGCGTTTACAAGAACACTTTCCATCTTACAAAAACACGCGTTGGAAAAATGAACATCGTTATGAACCTTGAGCTAAGAGAAGGAGCTGTTGGTGAGCTTGTTTCAAAAGTTAAGGCATCAAAAGATGATTCTGTTAACATAAATGAGATAATCCACCTTAATGGCGAACGCGCAAGGGGACTTGCGAAAACAGTTGTTGTTGGACTTGACGAATCCAAAGTAAACGTTCTCAACGAAGCATACGGCAATGCCCCTTATTCAAGAGCACACATATCTTGTGAAGAAATTACGAAAGGAGAAAAGGTAATAGTTTCAACCACCCCTGTTTTAAAGATCTCAAATGATCTTGCTGAACTTACACACGAAGCTTCGATAGGAAGAGTTAGCCAAAAGCAGCTTGAAACACTGATGGCAAAAGGGTTAACAGACGAAGAAGCAACTGAATTGATAATCAAAGGACTTTTGTTGTAG
- a CDS encoding SLC13 family permease has protein sequence MIATIITIHLFFTTVYLVIKEPEVVIRNRKIVLDYARVSLGVLGLLVASGIASLTTIKSAIMPQMNIVPWQILIIFFGSAYICGSLDASGVLKLIAYKFAVSTDNGKRLFLSLVTLAGLMTIFTSNDIVTLTLTPIVIYISRYAGIDPLPYLIAIFFTSNTWSMFFYIGNPTNVIVAQAYSLGFGQYAKLMFFPTLVAILTSTTTLYLKYKKNLPNKLIVRFEPEEGQIIKDKKYAVLSSGLFIIFFITIAVGDLINFELWKSILLFSTIYILINSAFSDVMSNRDEFVIEVGNYDFNATFFVDTIKRVPWKMLPMVVTFFVFVHIFTLFGVTKFVGRFFEFEKELLGTIFTSYVTAFSANIMINQPMTIFFAQALWGKPLNYAMGLVLGSNIGGNITLIGALAGIMWARILRFYGIQMDNKKFMRETFVTSMLTLLTSSLAIYLVKSG, from the coding sequence ATGATAGCAACGATCATAACAATTCATCTCTTTTTTACCACGGTTTACCTTGTTATAAAAGAACCAGAAGTTGTTATAAGAAATAGAAAGATAGTACTTGATTACGCAAGAGTTTCCTTAGGTGTCTTAGGACTTCTGGTAGCTTCTGGAATAGCATCTTTAACAACGATAAAATCTGCAATAATGCCACAGATGAATATTGTACCTTGGCAGATATTAATAATCTTCTTTGGTTCTGCCTACATTTGTGGTTCTTTGGATGCATCTGGGGTATTAAAGCTGATTGCCTATAAATTTGCAGTATCCACAGACAACGGCAAAAGATTATTCCTTAGTTTAGTGACTTTAGCTGGTTTAATGACGATCTTTACTTCGAACGACATCGTAACGCTCACGCTAACACCTATAGTAATATATATCAGTCGATACGCTGGTATCGATCCTTTGCCATATTTGATAGCGATCTTTTTTACATCGAATACTTGGAGTATGTTCTTTTACATAGGGAACCCAACTAATGTTATTGTTGCCCAAGCTTACTCTCTTGGTTTTGGACAGTACGCGAAACTTATGTTTTTCCCAACATTAGTTGCTATTTTGACATCTACGACTACCCTCTACCTAAAATACAAGAAGAATTTACCAAACAAGTTGATTGTAAGATTTGAACCTGAAGAGGGGCAAATTATAAAAGATAAAAAATATGCCGTACTCTCATCTGGGTTGTTCATCATATTTTTCATAACCATAGCAGTTGGTGACTTGATAAATTTTGAACTTTGGAAATCTATCTTATTGTTTTCAACGATCTATATCTTGATTAACTCTGCCTTTTCCGATGTTATGTCCAATAGAGATGAATTTGTAATCGAAGTGGGAAATTATGATTTCAACGCAACTTTTTTTGTTGACACTATAAAAAGAGTACCTTGGAAAATGCTGCCAATGGTTGTGACGTTCTTCGTCTTTGTTCATATATTTACGCTCTTTGGCGTCACTAAATTCGTTGGCAGATTCTTCGAATTTGAAAAAGAGCTTCTTGGTACTATTTTTACATCTTACGTAACTGCTTTTTCAGCAAATATCATGATAAACCAACCGATGACAATTTTTTTTGCACAAGCCTTGTGGGGAAAACCTTTGAACTACGCTATGGGACTCGTTCTTGGTTCAAACATAGGGGGAAATATAACTCTAATTGGTGCACTTGCAGGTATAATGTGGGCTCGAATATTGAGATTCTACGGTATACAAATGGATAACAAGAAGTTTATGCGTGAAACATTTGTGACTTCCATGCTTACTTTGCTAACCTCGAGTCTTGCAATTTATTTGGTAAAAAGTGGATGA
- a CDS encoding DUF1576 domain-containing protein, translating into MLIFRFLYSISLTFIIFGFITGNFNLFEQMKIIIVSPDYLITDYMEIAGVGGAFFNSGLLMLFFTFILKILSINPSGVSIASIMTIGGFALFGKNIFNVWPIVAGVFLYTWLVKENMRTYLYVAFFGTALAPISTHLILNNGFNMTGLLFVLLIGFLLPPLASFCLTLHRGYNLYNVGFTAGFLGMFLGAILKAYNLQPEPRYFWYEGSQLLLSIFIFTIFIGTMLYGLKLNSWKMKGYTRLLNYSGKLLTDFVLLENEALSFINIGILGVLGTVYVLSIGAPLNGPTIGGIMTLAGFGALGKHPKNILPVFAGVLIGAITNSQPINSASMVLAVLFGTTLAPIAGEFGVVWGMLAGFLHSALVTNLSFLHLGMNLYNNGFSGGFIAIFLQPIIDASKKLSEGFKERLKKQ; encoded by the coding sequence ATGTTAATTTTTAGATTTCTGTATTCGATCTCGCTTACGTTTATTATATTTGGGTTTATAACTGGAAATTTTAATTTATTTGAGCAAATGAAAATAATAATTGTATCTCCAGACTATTTGATAACCGATTATATGGAGATAGCAGGTGTGGGTGGAGCTTTCTTCAACAGCGGGCTCTTGATGTTGTTTTTTACCTTCATATTGAAAATTTTATCAATAAATCCATCAGGTGTTTCTATTGCATCTATTATGACAATAGGAGGATTTGCTCTATTTGGAAAAAACATCTTCAACGTTTGGCCTATTGTAGCAGGTGTCTTTCTGTATACATGGCTTGTCAAAGAAAACATGAGAACTTACTTGTATGTAGCTTTTTTTGGAACAGCACTTGCACCTATAAGTACACATTTAATTTTAAACAATGGTTTTAACATGACAGGGTTACTATTTGTTCTGCTTATAGGCTTTCTATTACCTCCTTTAGCAAGTTTTTGTTTAACACTTCACAGGGGATACAATTTGTACAATGTGGGTTTTACGGCAGGATTTCTTGGGATGTTTCTCGGTGCAATATTGAAAGCCTATAATCTGCAGCCAGAACCACGTTATTTTTGGTATGAGGGAAGCCAATTGTTATTATCTATCTTTATATTTACAATTTTCATTGGTACAATGTTGTATGGTTTGAAATTGAATAGCTGGAAAATGAAAGGTTACACAAGGTTACTAAACTACTCAGGAAAACTACTAACGGATTTTGTACTTCTTGAAAACGAGGCACTTAGTTTTATAAACATTGGAATCTTAGGTGTTCTTGGAACAGTCTATGTACTCTCAATTGGCGCACCCTTGAATGGACCAACAATAGGTGGGATAATGACATTGGCTGGTTTTGGTGCACTTGGTAAGCATCCAAAAAATATTTTACCAGTCTTTGCGGGGGTTTTAATAGGTGCAATAACAAATTCTCAGCCGATAAACAGTGCTTCAATGGTTTTAGCTGTGTTGTTTGGTACTACGTTGGCACCTATAGCTGGTGAATTTGGAGTTGTTTGGGGAATGCTCGCAGGATTTTTACACAGCGCTCTTGTTACTAATCTCAGCTTTCTGCATTTAGGAATGAACCTTTACAACAACGGTTTTTCTGGTGGATTTATTGCGATATTTCTTCAACCTATAATTGATGCATCCAAAAAACTAAGCGAGGGGTTTAAAGAAAGGCTAAAAAAGCAATGA
- a CDS encoding queuosine precursor transporter, whose product MFNMFVLALEYLLSGIAVLLALRFMKKEGAYVVLSTLIIASNLGVAKLFNLFGMEVTAANMSMGMAFVIYSILTEVYGQSEGRKAVWIGFFAQFLFIMLGLVYTSYIPSQNDFSQRYLSQVFSITPRIAIASWIAFIVSGYLAVWIHDVLKKKTKLWMRNNLATKLGQIADNLIFVTMAFFGLVDLKTYLHIFFTTTVFEFFLDYIDTWIVYLGVNFVKQDGETQNKNRLLDTSM is encoded by the coding sequence ATGTTCAACATGTTTGTTCTTGCATTGGAATATCTTTTGTCCGGTATAGCTGTGTTACTTGCGTTGCGTTTCATGAAGAAGGAGGGAGCATACGTTGTTCTGTCGACTCTTATAATTGCCTCGAATCTTGGAGTAGCTAAATTATTTAATTTATTTGGAATGGAAGTTACTGCGGCAAATATGAGTATGGGGATGGCATTTGTAATATATTCTATTCTGACAGAAGTGTATGGTCAATCTGAAGGGAGAAAGGCTGTATGGATAGGCTTCTTTGCACAATTTTTGTTTATCATGCTTGGCTTGGTTTACACAAGTTATATCCCTTCACAAAATGACTTTTCTCAACGTTACCTTTCACAAGTTTTTTCCATAACTCCAAGAATCGCAATTGCAAGTTGGATCGCTTTCATTGTTTCAGGGTACTTAGCCGTTTGGATTCATGACGTACTAAAGAAAAAAACAAAACTTTGGATGAGAAACAATTTGGCAACTAAGCTTGGACAAATTGCGGATAATTTGATTTTTGTCACGATGGCTTTTTTTGGTTTAGTAGATCTGAAAACGTATCTTCATATATTTTTCACAACAACAGTATTTGAATTTTTCTTAGATTATATAGATACATGGATTGTTTACCTCGGTGTTAACTTTGTCAAGCAAGATGGTGAAACACAAAATAAAAACAGACTCTTAGACACTTCGATGTAA
- a CDS encoding STAS domain-containing protein produces the protein MYEYTYHGEFIIIKLTDELNEGNPVELKEWITNKFLKTGYNKTLLDISELKGINSHTIGILINLHRRVSLLGGELSMLAPKANVRRVLEMTRVSSFIKTYESLNDIKDLI, from the coding sequence ATGTACGAATATACATATCATGGAGAATTCATTATAATAAAGCTAACAGATGAGCTTAACGAAGGAAACCCTGTAGAGTTGAAAGAATGGATAACAAATAAATTCTTGAAAACTGGTTATAACAAAACATTATTGGATATATCCGAGTTAAAAGGTATAAACAGTCACACGATAGGGATACTAATAAACCTGCACAGACGTGTTTCATTGTTAGGAGGAGAGTTAAGTATGCTGGCACCTAAGGCAAATGTAAGAAGAGTTCTTGAAATGACAAGGGTAAGCAGCTTTATTAAAACCTACGAAAGTCTAAACGATATCAAAGATCTTATATAA
- a CDS encoding PhzF family phenazine biosynthesis protein, whose translation MEIYIVDAFTDRLFYGNPAGVVIINSEHSISKEVMQTIAKELRFSETAFVRKRSDDEFVVLFFTPLSEIDLCGHATVATFTVLRDKGYLVPGKVYRMHSRAGTLEIEVTESYVMMEQAEPSMDNLDENDYEFIAQALGISVNDIGDKSYNLKPKVVTTGLWDLIVPVVSKQILFSLNPDYELISDFCRINKLVSFHIFTLDEQKALANCRDFAPLYGIEEESATGTANGALAYYLFKHGVIEAEKIYKIIQGESMGRISDIFVKIHFKDGIYKSYVGGSAKIFIEGSISLE comes from the coding sequence GTGGAGATTTATATAGTTGATGCTTTTACTGACAGGCTGTTTTATGGAAACCCTGCTGGTGTAGTGATTATTAATTCGGAGCATTCTATTTCGAAAGAAGTTATGCAGACTATAGCTAAGGAACTAAGATTTTCCGAGACAGCTTTTGTCAGAAAAAGGTCAGACGATGAATTTGTAGTGTTGTTTTTTACGCCATTGTCAGAAATAGACCTATGCGGACACGCTACTGTAGCTACATTTACAGTACTTCGAGATAAGGGATATCTGGTTCCTGGAAAGGTTTACAGAATGCATTCAAGGGCTGGTACCTTAGAGATTGAGGTAACCGAATCATACGTCATGATGGAACAGGCAGAGCCAAGTATGGATAATTTAGATGAAAACGATTATGAATTCATAGCCCAAGCACTTGGAATTTCTGTTAATGATATAGGAGATAAGAGTTATAACCTAAAGCCGAAGGTCGTTACAACAGGTCTTTGGGATTTAATTGTTCCGGTTGTTTCCAAGCAAATACTTTTTTCTTTAAACCCTGATTATGAACTGATATCCGATTTCTGCAGGATAAACAAACTAGTTAGCTTCCATATCTTTACTCTCGACGAACAAAAAGCATTAGCAAACTGTAGAGATTTTGCACCTTTGTATGGAATCGAAGAAGAGTCTGCCACAGGTACAGCAAACGGAGCATTGGCTTATTATTTGTTTAAACACGGTGTTATAGAAGCTGAAAAGATTTACAAGATAATACAAGGAGAGTCCATGGGAAGAATTTCAGATATATTTGTAAAAATACACTTTAAGGATGGAATTTACAAATCTTACGTTGGTGGGAGCGCAAAGATATTCATCGAAGGTAGCATTAGCTTGGAATAA
- a CDS encoding isochorismatase family protein, which yields MMFYKERERHPLSISNPALLIVDVQNYFFQKHSPAYISGSERVLLNIERLVNALRKVKIPIIATIHEGGNSQMFKWWNNTVDKIWTELMINQSSVDYILKKNTYDAFYNTDLENILSSLSIDQLLITGVMTHLCCETTARSGFVRGYDIVMIEDCLWDKDEWYHYSSLKNLAHGFAVITTSEEIIKTFLKY from the coding sequence ATTATGTTTTATAAGGAACGGGAAAGACACCCACTCTCGATTTCAAATCCTGCACTTTTAATTGTAGACGTACAAAATTATTTTTTCCAAAAACACTCCCCAGCTTATATAAGTGGTAGCGAGCGAGTACTTTTGAACATAGAAAGGTTAGTTAACGCTTTGAGAAAAGTTAAGATTCCTATTATAGCCACCATTCACGAGGGTGGTAATTCACAAATGTTTAAATGGTGGAATAACACTGTGGATAAAATCTGGACAGAATTGATGATTAACCAAAGCAGCGTGGATTACATTTTGAAGAAAAATACTTATGATGCTTTCTATAATACTGACCTTGAAAACATTTTATCTTCATTATCCATAGATCAGTTGTTGATAACTGGTGTAATGACTCATCTATGTTGTGAAACAACGGCAAGAAGCGGTTTTGTTCGCGGTTACGATATCGTGATGATCGAAGATTGTCTCTGGGACAAAGATGAATGGTACCATTATTCTTCTTTAAAAAACCTTGCCCATGGTTTCGCGGTGATTACCACTTCTGAAGAAATCATAAAAACTTTCCTTAAATACTAA
- a CDS encoding metallophosphatase family protein — protein MRRVAFISDIHANIEALESVLDDIRSKGVDEIYCLGDLVGYGPDPNEVIEMIRNNGIKTVMGNYDDAVGYEKDNCGCSYNPGRETEIGDESLSWTIKNTTAENKEFLRSLPKRLSIGIEGVKILLVHGSPLNYLLEYVKPTTSAERLRILVKDIQEDIIVNGHTHLMMAKHILGKTILNPGSVGRTKDGVPGATYLILTIDSCVFSYQFVHVKYNVKSVIEKIISVGLPVELATVLALGETFEMGKSKKELKETSERFKDIKFSI, from the coding sequence ATGAGAAGAGTCGCTTTTATATCAGACATTCATGCAAATATAGAAGCTCTTGAATCGGTGTTAGATGACATACGTTCAAAGGGAGTAGATGAAATTTACTGTCTTGGTGACCTTGTTGGCTATGGACCAGATCCAAATGAAGTGATAGAAATGATAAGAAATAATGGAATAAAGACCGTCATGGGGAATTATGATGATGCCGTTGGATATGAAAAAGACAACTGTGGTTGTTCTTACAATCCTGGTAGAGAGACAGAAATTGGTGACGAATCCCTGTCTTGGACAATAAAAAATACAACAGCTGAGAATAAGGAGTTCCTCAGATCGCTTCCAAAAAGACTGTCTATCGGAATAGAAGGGGTAAAGATACTTCTAGTTCATGGAAGTCCTTTGAACTACTTACTTGAATACGTCAAACCAACAACGTCTGCTGAAAGACTGAGGATTCTTGTGAAGGATATTCAAGAAGATATAATTGTTAATGGACATACTCATTTAATGATGGCAAAACACATTCTTGGTAAGACGATCCTTAATCCTGGTAGTGTTGGAAGGACAAAAGACGGGGTTCCGGGAGCCACCTACTTAATCTTGACTATCGATTCATGTGTATTTTCTTATCAATTTGTACACGTGAAATATAATGTGAAATCCGTAATTGAAAAAATAATTTCTGTAGGGCTTCCTGTAGAACTTGCAACTGTTCTTGCACTTGGTGAAACTTTTGAGATGGGAAAGTCAAAAAAAGAACTTAAGGAAACTTCGGAGAGATTTAAAGATATAAAATTTAGTATTTAA
- a CDS encoding ATP-binding cassette domain-containing protein, with the protein MLEINNVSYKTQEKQILKDITMKFLPGYRYAVIGTNGAGKSTIGYIIMGLDGYKPTFGKVILDGKDITNLTITERAKLGITLMWQEPARFDGMTVENYLTLGGKLPLQKSELMEALEFVGLQPNIYMKRFVDKTLSGGERKRIELASIILIKPKYAVLDEPDSGIDLMSLDIINDVVNYIAQYGGTPIIITHREEMAYNTDYGYLICSGSILLHGKIDGVIKAFRNSCEVCTHPNIPTPGELK; encoded by the coding sequence ATGCTTGAGATTAACAACGTTTCTTACAAAACTCAGGAAAAGCAGATATTAAAAGATATAACAATGAAATTTCTACCTGGTTATCGATATGCAGTTATAGGCACAAACGGTGCAGGTAAGAGCACCATAGGGTATATCATAATGGGACTTGATGGGTACAAACCAACTTTCGGAAAAGTAATACTTGATGGAAAGGATATTACAAACCTTACCATCACTGAACGTGCTAAACTTGGTATCACTTTAATGTGGCAAGAACCTGCACGGTTTGATGGAATGACTGTCGAGAATTACCTAACACTTGGTGGTAAACTTCCGTTACAAAAATCGGAGCTAATGGAGGCACTTGAATTTGTAGGACTTCAACCAAATATCTATATGAAAAGATTCGTCGATAAAACCTTGAGTGGTGGTGAACGAAAAAGAATAGAGCTTGCATCTATTATCCTCATAAAGCCAAAATACGCTGTTCTCGATGAACCTGATTCTGGCATAGATCTGATGAGTCTCGATATTATAAACGATGTTGTAAACTACATAGCACAATACGGCGGTACCCCCATTATCATAACTCATAGGGAGGAAATGGCATATAATACTGATTATGGATACCTAATATGCTCAGGTAGTATATTGCTTCACGGGAAGATAGATGGCGTAATTAAAGCCTTCAGAAACTCTTGTGAAGTGTGTACACATCCGAATATTCCTACACCGGGGGAGTTGAAATAG
- a CDS encoding 2-phosphosulfolactate phosphatase: MKFIETFFTYGEIEKLDKKISFDGIIVIDVLRATSTMVTAISNGCVRIIPFYEVEEAVLFRDQFNKCGNILLCGERNSNKPANFDLGNSPLEFRKEVVDGKDIIFTTTNGTKALLKVQEFSENIYVGAFLNLSSTVNYLLKYDKLGIVCAGNEGYASYEDTQLAGKIIEKLVERKSYELSDGSKIAYSVWKAIGKTDFTGTHSRKLVELGFEKDIEFCQRIDLFDSVVKLFKSGDLFYLKKIV; encoded by the coding sequence TTGAAATTTATTGAAACGTTTTTTACTTATGGGGAAATTGAAAAATTAGATAAGAAAATTTCATTTGATGGCATAATTGTAATAGATGTGCTGAGGGCTACTTCTACAATGGTAACTGCTATATCAAATGGTTGTGTAAGAATAATTCCTTTTTACGAAGTTGAAGAAGCTGTTTTATTTAGGGACCAATTTAATAAGTGTGGGAACATTCTCCTGTGTGGTGAACGGAACAGTAATAAACCAGCAAATTTTGATTTGGGCAATTCACCTTTAGAATTTCGAAAAGAGGTTGTAGATGGTAAAGATATAATATTTACAACAACCAATGGGACAAAAGCTTTGTTGAAGGTCCAAGAATTTTCTGAAAACATTTATGTTGGTGCATTTCTAAATTTATCTTCCACAGTTAACTATTTGTTGAAATACGATAAACTTGGGATAGTGTGCGCAGGTAACGAAGGATATGCGTCTTACGAAGATACTCAGTTAGCTGGGAAGATAATTGAAAAGTTAGTAGAAAGAAAAAGTTACGAATTAAGTGATGGCTCCAAGATCGCTTACAGTGTTTGGAAAGCTATTGGGAAAACCGATTTCACTGGGACGCATTCGAGAAAACTTGTTGAATTAGGTTTTGAAAAAGATATCGAGTTTTGTCAACGCATAGATTTGTTTGACAGTGTAGTAAAATTGTTTAAGTCAGGAGATTTATTCTACTTGAAGAAAATTGTTTAG